A single Phoenix dactylifera cultivar Barhee BC4 chromosome 1, palm_55x_up_171113_PBpolish2nd_filt_p, whole genome shotgun sequence DNA region contains:
- the LOC120104250 gene encoding uncharacterized protein LOC120104250 — MEKIFPPGFFTIMVHLVIHLVGEAKLGGPVHHRWMYPIERYLVRLKEYVRNRAYPEGSIAEGYIADECLTFCSRYLEGVETAFNRPQRNYDIIHNAEEYKFSSGGRFVGKAESTVVHHKLLAQAHRYILLHSDLISEYRRDFLVAQRSANNNIHPTPRIEQRWLVELFPKWLLKQDNARVFALTVGLCSK; from the exons ATGGAGAAGATCTTTCCTCCTGgtttttttactattatggttcatctaGTCATTCACTTGGTTGGggaagctaaacttggtggaccggttcaccatcgttggatgtatcctattgagag GTATCTTGTGCGCTTAAAGGAATATGTACGCAATCGAGCCTATCCCGAAGGATCGATTGCGGAGGGATATATTGCTGATGAGTGTTTGACATTTTGCTCGAGATACCTTGAAGGAGTTGAAACTGCTTTTAATCGACCACAAAGGAATTACGATATTATACATAATGCAGAGGAGTACAAGTTCTCATCTGGTGGAAGATTTGTGGGGAAAGCTGAAAGTACTGTAGTTCATCACAAATTATTGGCACAGGCACATCGTTATATCTTACTTCACAGTGACTTAATATCCGAGTATCGCAG AGATTTTTTAGTGGCTCAACGAAGCGCCAACAATAACATTCATCCTACCCCCAGGATTGAGCAAAgatggttggttgagttatttccTAAATGGTTATTAAAACAG GATAATGCTCGTGTGTTTGCATTGACAGTCGGTCTCTGCTCCAAGTAA